The following proteins come from a genomic window of Finegoldia magna ATCC 29328:
- a CDS encoding membrane protein codes for MKKIIRLLTFLLIFAVGLGFFSYKDSRLMEFFIREFDTTVNITTKPQNTEKNILEIQKIAKKNKISFIKEVYKPKNSLKEKQKINIFVYLDDAMWFKKSFKNIDIDENYNGINRFKNVTEHSILTSKEVDFIEYSKIENHTFNGDYHIKGTPSNIGKFIDELNGRKELEIDATIDKSFSVASEITQKQAILYAMLILIIVFALAFSVVIYNSSLSKEISIISLLGHDKMSFCCKKAMNLLAITILISSMALFGVLFYLTHPGSMIGFAIAVKQIFISLVLMGILLTILYFLMLYFRVKNVSTISWLKGYKKIYKTSPVIFKVISFSVVLYLLTVTVFGLNDYLASTSFFDAWEKSKNYANVACAWPWTYVQNDEKFEEIVAPKLSSLWDELDSKGAILFFAPNIQYENDDEYLNKQAFRGRYAYINKNYVETTNLIDSQNNPLTTHTPNSDEWIVFVPENITITEFDKQNIRKSHIFNCVNQKDDVSEKYIKIKKKQYVFTFDCQQNIISPDIFNYVLVMVNGKELAPTREIKIPSLVNGKFHPYIPNPNKGYDYLKPAIQKTQSSDYILFVTSVYDEVVEKIEMYKTETTIYFLGFLLSVLILFVTIKIDEESYFYNYGQKIYVSRLLGYDFKSIHKTKILQIIVGFIVSVIICYMIILFTIYFRNFEFFEPKDGWSLRKLLICLLMYSASIIICFIYEIINIKKNEKNLVTKLKEGN; via the coding sequence ATGAAAAAAATAATACGCTTATTGACATTTTTGTTGATTTTTGCTGTGGGGTTAGGATTTTTCTCTTACAAAGATTCACGTTTGATGGAGTTTTTTATAAGAGAGTTCGACACCACTGTGAATATAACCACTAAGCCACAAAATACTGAAAAAAACATTCTTGAAATTCAAAAAATTGCTAAGAAAAACAAAATTAGTTTCATAAAAGAAGTTTACAAACCCAAAAACTCATTAAAAGAAAAACAGAAAATAAATATATTTGTTTATCTTGATGATGCGATGTGGTTTAAGAAATCATTTAAGAACATTGATATCGATGAAAATTACAACGGAATTAATAGATTTAAAAATGTAACCGAGCACAGCATTTTGACAAGCAAGGAAGTTGATTTTATTGAATATTCTAAGATTGAAAATCACACTTTTAATGGAGATTATCACATTAAAGGAACGCCTTCTAATATTGGGAAATTTATCGACGAATTAAATGGTAGAAAAGAATTGGAAATTGATGCTACAATTGACAAATCTTTTTCGGTTGCTAGTGAAATCACACAAAAACAAGCCATATTATACGCGATGCTTATTTTAATAATTGTTTTTGCTTTGGCGTTCAGCGTTGTAATTTACAATTCATCACTTTCCAAGGAAATATCTATAATTTCTCTATTGGGTCATGACAAAATGAGTTTTTGCTGTAAAAAGGCGATGAATTTGTTGGCAATTACAATATTGATTTCGTCGATGGCATTGTTTGGCGTGTTGTTTTATTTGACACACCCGGGCTCGATGATTGGCTTTGCAATAGCAGTCAAACAAATATTCATATCACTTGTTTTAATGGGAATTTTATTGACAATATTATATTTTCTTATGCTTTACTTCAGAGTTAAAAATGTCAGCACCATTTCGTGGCTAAAAGGCTACAAAAAAATATACAAAACAAGCCCTGTGATTTTTAAAGTTATTTCATTTTCTGTTGTCCTGTATCTTCTAACAGTAACTGTATTTGGATTGAACGACTACCTTGCATCTACATCATTTTTTGATGCGTGGGAAAAATCGAAGAATTATGCAAATGTAGCTTGTGCGTGGCCGTGGACTTATGTTCAAAATGATGAAAAATTTGAAGAAATAGTCGCACCAAAGTTAAGTAGTTTGTGGGATGAATTGGATTCTAAAGGGGCAATACTTTTCTTCGCACCAAATATTCAATATGAAAATGATGATGAATATTTAAATAAACAGGCTTTTAGAGGTAGGTATGCTTATATTAATAAGAATTATGTCGAAACAACCAACTTGATTGATTCACAAAACAATCCACTGACGACTCATACGCCAAATTCTGATGAATGGATTGTATTTGTTCCTGAAAATATTACAATAACGGAATTTGACAAGCAAAATATAAGAAAATCACATATTTTTAATTGCGTGAATCAAAAAGACGATGTCAGTGAGAAATACATCAAAATCAAGAAAAAGCAGTATGTTTTTACGTTTGATTGCCAGCAAAATATAATTAGTCCAGATATATTTAATTATGTTTTAGTCATGGTAAATGGCAAAGAATTAGCACCTACCAGAGAGATTAAAATACCGTCACTGGTTAACGGCAAGTTTCATCCCTACATCCCAAATCCGAATAAGGGCTATGATTATTTAAAACCAGCCATTCAAAAAACACAATCGTCTGACTATATACTTTTCGTCACGAGCGTATATGACGAGGTCGTTGAAAAAATAGAAATGTATAAGACGGAAACGACCATATATTTTTTAGGATTTTTGCTATCGGTTTTAATATTGTTTGTAACGATAAAAATAGATGAAGAATCATATTTTTATAATTATGGACAAAAAATCTACGTTTCTAGATTGCTTGGGTATGATTTTAAATCTATCCATAAAACTAAAATACTTCAGATTATAGTTGGGTTTATCGTAAGTGTTATTATTTGTTATATGATAATACTATTCACGATATATTTTAGAAACTTTGAGTTTTTCGAGCCAAAAGATGGATGGAGTTTAAGAAAATTATTGATTTGTTTATTAATGTATTCTGCAAGCATTATTATTTGTTTTATATATGAAATTATTAACATAAAAAAGAACGAAAAAAATTTAGTGACAAAGTTAAAGGAAGGGAATTAA
- a CDS encoding nucleotide sugar dehydrogenase, giving the protein MINVIGLGYIGLPTALMLATSGNKVVGTDIKEEVIDKLKHKKLTFEEKGMDELFEKALNADITFSLKPVSTSFYIITAPTPYDPVSKKLDCSYVVKAVESVLEPAEEDAIIVVESTISPGAIDTYVRPVVNEYMEKSGKKLNLVHAPERIIPGNMVYELEHNARTIGADDPKYGEKVKEVYSSFCKGEINLTNIKTAEMTKVVENTFRDINIAFANELAKICRQGGLDVNEVIRISNKHPRVNILSPGPGVGGHCISVDPWFLVGDYPLLTEIIYKARQINDSMPEYVLRRAYNIMQENNLKDFSRVGIYGLTYKENVDDVRESPTLQLLQHQKEHLGDGLKVYDPMVKREVVENQYHDLNKFLNDVDFVIVMIGHDEIRQNMDVLKDKVVLDTRNIDAENKYNFYKL; this is encoded by the coding sequence ATGATTAATGTAATTGGTTTAGGTTACATAGGTCTACCTACAGCTTTGATGCTTGCAACATCAGGTAATAAGGTAGTGGGAACAGATATTAAAGAAGAAGTAATTGACAAATTAAAGCATAAAAAATTAACTTTTGAAGAAAAAGGAATGGATGAGCTTTTCGAAAAAGCCTTGAATGCAGACATTACTTTTTCATTAAAACCAGTATCTACTTCTTTCTATATCATTACAGCGCCAACTCCATACGATCCTGTATCTAAGAAATTGGATTGTTCTTATGTAGTAAAAGCTGTAGAATCAGTATTGGAACCTGCAGAAGAAGATGCGATTATTGTTGTTGAATCGACAATTTCACCAGGAGCAATCGACACTTACGTTAGACCTGTTGTTAATGAATACATGGAAAAATCCGGCAAGAAATTGAATTTGGTTCACGCTCCAGAAAGAATTATTCCTGGTAACATGGTTTACGAATTGGAACACAACGCTAGAACAATAGGCGCTGACGATCCAAAATACGGCGAAAAAGTTAAAGAAGTGTACTCATCTTTCTGTAAAGGTGAAATCAATCTAACTAACATCAAAACTGCTGAAATGACAAAAGTTGTTGAAAATACATTCAGAGATATCAACATTGCATTCGCAAACGAATTGGCTAAAATTTGTCGTCAAGGTGGACTTGATGTCAACGAAGTTATCAGAATTTCTAACAAACACCCAAGAGTTAACATTCTTTCACCAGGACCTGGTGTAGGTGGACATTGTATTTCAGTTGACCCATGGTTTTTAGTTGGAGATTATCCACTTCTTACTGAAATAATCTACAAAGCTCGTCAAATCAACGATTCAATGCCAGAATATGTTCTTAGACGTGCCTACAATATTATGCAAGAAAACAACTTAAAAGATTTTTCAAGAGTTGGTATTTATGGATTAACTTACAAAGAAAACGTAGACGATGTGAGAGAATCACCAACACTTCAATTATTACAACACCAAAAAGAACATTTGGGAGATGGATTAAAAGTTTACGATCCAATGGTAAAAAGAGAAGTTGTGGAAAATCAATACCATGATTTGAATAAATTCTTAAATGATGTTGATTTCGTAATCGTAATGATTGGTCACGATGAAATCAGACAAAACATGGATGTTTTAAAAGACAAAGTTGTACTTGATACAAGAAACATCGATGCTGAAAACAAATACAATTTCTACAAATTATAA
- a CDS encoding sensor histidine kinase produces the protein MRKENSYIKRIILYQCLWIAVGIFITFAFHQLIDTLIIYNIDTEAEMSSIYKIYFGYGHYFFIMLGAIVITIGCFYIQNKQFEKYRDYFVSGIKYIKGEIPEIREFHESLSNERLDFINIRKQILEMENNYELAYKEKTDLLTYLAHDIKTPLSNLLGYSTLLYDEDNLTYEQQKKFIKVIYENVKSLNSLSEDFFSYLKFNLNEIPINIKKFDAELFLKQWEEERKTLVNDNDLDIRFANTSCKEINTDAELLVRILDNLVSNATKYSKKGTTIIVEVEIKDKSLNLTVKNEIENDLNVDWKLVKNKFYRGDMSRNRIKNNGSGVGLTIVNDIVAHLNGKFDVYNKDNLVIANVIIPVY, from the coding sequence ATGCGTAAAGAAAATTCATATATTAAAAGAATCATTCTGTATCAATGTTTATGGATAGCTGTTGGAATTTTTATTACATTTGCTTTTCATCAATTGATAGACACCTTGATAATTTACAATATCGACACAGAAGCCGAGATGAGTTCAATATATAAGATTTATTTTGGATATGGTCATTATTTTTTCATTATGCTAGGCGCAATTGTAATAACCATCGGATGTTTTTACATTCAGAACAAACAATTTGAAAAATATCGCGATTATTTTGTATCTGGAATTAAATACATTAAAGGCGAAATTCCTGAGATAAGAGAATTTCACGAATCTCTATCCAACGAAAGATTGGATTTCATTAATATTCGAAAACAAATTTTAGAAATGGAAAACAATTATGAACTAGCATATAAGGAAAAAACAGATTTGCTGACGTATTTGGCACATGATATCAAAACGCCTCTATCAAATTTATTGGGATATTCAACGTTGCTTTACGATGAAGATAATTTAACTTATGAGCAACAAAAAAAGTTCATAAAAGTTATCTACGAAAATGTGAAATCACTAAACAGTTTGAGCGAGGATTTCTTCTCCTATTTGAAATTCAATTTAAATGAAATTCCAATTAACATCAAAAAGTTTGATGCAGAACTATTTTTAAAACAATGGGAAGAAGAAAGAAAAACACTGGTGAACGATAACGATTTGGATATTAGATTTGCAAATACTTCTTGTAAAGAAATTAATACAGACGCTGAATTACTCGTGAGGATTTTGGATAATTTGGTATCGAACGCGACCAAATACTCAAAAAAGGGTACAACCATAATTGTTGAAGTTGAGATAAAGGATAAATCATTAAATTTGACGGTTAAAAATGAAATCGAAAATGATTTGAACGTAGATTGGAAATTGGTGAAAAATAAATTTTATCGCGGAGATATGTCACGAAATCGCATAAAAAACAATGGCTCAGGAGTTGGACTTACAATTGTAAATGATATTGTAGCACATTTGAATGGAAAATTTGATGTGTACAATAAAGATAATTTGGTAATTGCGAATGTAATTATTCCCGTATATTAA
- a CDS encoding glycosyltransferase — MEKSNQKKYTFLINTTPPPRLIKRMDLVKDKFDLYAICWDKGGDEKYDFKRDFCKKEIINIDADNSNPMKRLIPTYKFSQKAYKILERIKPDLIHVQSYDMLEIATKYKKNNDNKVKIIYEVPDIHRYLTDDKKSFPMNIVSSILKKRENNMLAFVDLMIMTSMKFWEHFDGKYSKDNLVFMPNIPNLELFKDYDKLRVKNQHDTFTVGYIGGLRYLNELKKLVKAMEGLEMNLMMAGFESGTYFKELSETKDFIEYRGKFYYDDEIAELYSKCDCIFSVYDASMKNVRIALPNKLYESIHAELPIIVARDTYLSEVVNEWNVGVAVDHESDEEMRNVLIKLRDDQSFYHSLQENCRKMQSELNPQKNNERLLKRIENLF; from the coding sequence ATGGAAAAATCAAATCAAAAAAAATATACTTTTTTGATTAATACAACGCCCCCTCCAAGGCTGATCAAAAGAATGGATCTAGTAAAAGATAAGTTCGATTTGTATGCGATTTGCTGGGATAAAGGTGGGGATGAAAAATATGATTTCAAGCGTGATTTTTGCAAGAAGGAAATAATAAACATAGATGCTGACAACAGTAATCCTATGAAAAGACTTATTCCAACTTACAAATTCTCACAGAAAGCTTATAAAATATTGGAGAGAATTAAACCAGATTTAATTCATGTCCAAAGTTATGATATGCTAGAGATAGCTACCAAATACAAGAAAAATAACGACAACAAGGTTAAGATTATATACGAAGTGCCAGATATCCACAGATATTTGACTGATGACAAGAAGAGTTTCCCGATGAATATTGTGTCTTCTATTTTGAAAAAAAGAGAGAACAATATGCTCGCATTCGTTGACTTGATGATTATGACAAGCATGAAATTCTGGGAACACTTCGATGGGAAATACAGCAAGGACAATTTGGTGTTCATGCCTAATATTCCAAATTTGGAATTATTCAAGGATTATGATAAGTTAAGAGTAAAAAACCAACACGATACTTTCACTGTTGGCTACATCGGTGGGCTTAGATATTTGAACGAATTGAAAAAGCTTGTGAAAGCGATGGAAGGTTTGGAAATGAATCTTATGATGGCAGGTTTCGAGAGCGGAACGTACTTCAAAGAGCTTTCTGAAACGAAAGATTTCATCGAATATCGCGGCAAATTTTACTATGACGATGAGATTGCAGAGCTTTATTCGAAATGCGACTGCATATTCTCAGTGTACGATGCGTCGATGAAAAATGTTAGGATTGCACTTCCGAATAAATTATACGAATCTATCCACGCAGAACTTCCTATAATTGTCGCAAGAGACACTTATCTGTCAGAAGTTGTGAACGAATGGAATGTGGGAGTTGCGGTTGATCACGAATCGGACGAGGAAATGAGAAATGTTTTGATTAAACTTAGAGATGACCAATCATTCTACCATTCGCTTCAAGAAAACTGCAGAAAAATGCAATCAGAATTGAATCCACAAAAAAACAACGAAAGATTATTAAAAAGAATAGAAAATTTATTTTAA
- the wecB gene encoding non-hydrolyzing UDP-N-acetylglucosamine 2-epimerase, translated as MKKVMVVFGTRPEAIKMCPLVKELKKRDEFEVCVLVTGQHKEMLRQVLDVFEIKEDYNLDIMKEKQSLFDVTTTILDKIKSILEEEKPDIVLVHGDTSTSFVAGLAAFYLRIPVGHVEAGLRTYNKYSPYPEEFNRQAIGSLADFHFAPTTTARDNLLRENKDESKVFVTGNTVIDALQTTVVDNYQNENLIEGKKMILLTMHRRENLGESMKNSFRAIKRVVNENEDIYVIYPIHLNPKVREIANEVFDNHPRIKLIEPLNVVDFHNFMKQSFFVMTDSGGIQEEAPALGKPVLVMRDTTERPEGVEAGTLKLTGLCEEDIYNEMTKLLTDKNEYDKMSEATNPYGDGHASERICDILSKNL; from the coding sequence ATGAAAAAAGTAATGGTGGTTTTTGGGACAAGACCAGAAGCTATTAAAATGTGTCCACTTGTAAAAGAACTCAAAAAAAGAGACGAATTCGAAGTTTGTGTACTTGTAACTGGACAGCACAAAGAAATGTTGCGTCAAGTATTGGACGTTTTCGAAATAAAAGAAGACTACAACTTGGATATCATGAAAGAAAAACAAAGCTTGTTCGATGTTACCACAACTATTTTAGACAAAATAAAATCTATATTAGAAGAAGAAAAACCAGACATTGTCTTGGTTCACGGAGATACTTCGACAAGTTTTGTTGCAGGACTTGCCGCATTTTATTTGAGAATACCAGTAGGTCATGTGGAAGCTGGATTGAGAACTTACAACAAATACTCTCCATATCCGGAAGAATTCAACAGACAAGCCATAGGATCGTTGGCAGATTTCCACTTCGCACCAACTACAACTGCAAGGGATAATTTGCTTCGAGAAAACAAAGACGAATCCAAAGTTTTCGTAACGGGAAACACAGTAATAGATGCACTTCAGACAACAGTTGTTGACAATTATCAAAACGAAAATTTGATTGAAGGCAAGAAAATGATTCTTCTAACAATGCACAGAAGAGAAAACTTGGGAGAATCCATGAAGAATTCCTTCAGAGCAATCAAACGAGTTGTCAACGAAAACGAAGATATATATGTGATTTATCCGATACATTTGAATCCAAAAGTACGAGAAATCGCAAACGAAGTATTTGACAATCATCCTAGAATCAAACTAATTGAGCCGTTGAATGTAGTTGATTTTCACAATTTCATGAAACAATCATTCTTCGTAATGACAGATTCAGGCGGAATTCAAGAAGAAGCTCCAGCGCTTGGAAAACCTGTTTTGGTAATGAGAGACACAACAGAAAGACCAGAAGGAGTAGAGGCAGGGACATTAAAATTAACTGGGCTTTGCGAAGAAGACATCTACAACGAAATGACCAAACTTCTTACCGATAAAAATGAATACGACAAAATGAGTGAAGCCACAAACCCTTACGGAGATGGCCACGCATCAGAAAGAATCTGTGACATTTTATCAAAAAATCTATAA
- a CDS encoding ATP-binding cassette domain-containing protein, with amino-acid sequence MNIDKPQISLKNISKKYGNHKILENINLEIYEGDFICIFGKSGGGKTTLLNIIGTLEEYDEGELICFSKHNPFRNEKESELLRRYKIAYLFQNFALVDNMTVQENLNLAVKYSRSTDKKSLIKKALMDMGIEDKLKSKIFELSGGEQQRVALARNMVKPYEIMLADEPTGSLDSENKKIVIDTLVKLNKLGKTIIVVSHDKEFEKIAHKNFIIENGKLKKMEFAVDN; translated from the coding sequence GTGAATATTGACAAACCTCAAATCTCATTGAAAAATATATCGAAAAAATATGGTAACCATAAAATATTAGAAAATATTAATCTCGAAATTTACGAAGGGGATTTTATTTGCATTTTTGGCAAAAGTGGTGGAGGAAAGACAACGCTATTAAATATTATTGGGACGCTTGAAGAATATGATGAAGGGGAATTGATTTGCTTTTCTAAACATAATCCATTTAGAAATGAAAAAGAATCTGAACTTTTACGAAGGTATAAAATAGCATATCTTTTTCAAAACTTTGCTCTAGTTGATAATATGACAGTTCAAGAAAATTTGAATTTGGCAGTAAAATACAGTAGAAGTACAGATAAAAAATCACTTATCAAAAAAGCTCTTATGGATATGGGAATAGAAGACAAGCTTAAGTCAAAAATATTTGAATTATCAGGTGGAGAACAGCAAAGAGTAGCTCTCGCGAGAAATATGGTTAAGCCATACGAAATAATGCTAGCAGACGAACCGACAGGATCGTTAGATAGTGAAAACAAAAAGATAGTAATTGATACACTTGTAAAACTAAATAAACTGGGGAAAACTATAATTGTTGTAAGTCATGATAAAGAATTTGAAAAAATTGCGCACAAAAATTTTATTATCGAAAACGGCAAATTAAAAAAGATGGAATTTGCTGTTGATAACTAA